The Streptomyces phaeolivaceus genome has a window encoding:
- a CDS encoding TIGR03936 family radical SAM-associated protein, which translates to MQRIRLRYTKRGRLRFTSHRDFQRAFERALRRAEVPMAYSAGFTPHPKVSYANAAPTGTGSEAEYLEIALTDARDPEKLRILLDESLPTGLDIVDAVEARTSGLADRLTASVWELRLDGVDPADAARAVEAFKAADLVEVQRRTKNGMRTFDAREAVVALESRDGRDGSDGPSGSEAPAPQADRPTDQPCAILRLVVRHVTPAVRPDDVLSGLRAVADLAPPVPAAVTRLAQGPFDEETGTVTDPLAPDREAAPALSTAEPAAAAKASAPVGPA; encoded by the coding sequence GTGCAGCGCATCCGACTGCGCTACACCAAGCGCGGCCGCCTCCGGTTCACCAGCCACCGTGACTTCCAGCGCGCCTTCGAGCGTGCGCTGCGCCGTGCCGAGGTGCCGATGGCGTACTCGGCGGGGTTCACGCCGCATCCGAAGGTGTCGTACGCCAATGCCGCACCCACCGGCACCGGCAGTGAGGCGGAATATCTGGAGATCGCGCTCACCGACGCGCGCGACCCGGAGAAGCTCAGGATCCTGCTCGACGAGTCGCTGCCCACCGGGCTCGACATCGTCGACGCGGTCGAGGCCCGGACCTCCGGGCTCGCCGACCGGCTCACGGCCTCCGTGTGGGAGCTGCGCCTGGACGGCGTGGACCCGGCGGACGCCGCGCGCGCGGTCGAGGCCTTCAAGGCGGCGGACCTCGTCGAGGTCCAGCGCAGGACCAAGAACGGCATGCGTACCTTCGACGCGAGGGAAGCCGTCGTCGCTCTCGAAAGCCGTGACGGACGGGACGGAAGCGACGGACCAAGCGGTTCCGAAGCGCCCGCTCCCCAGGCTGATAGGCCGACGGACCAGCCCTGTGCGATACTGCGGCTGGTTGTTCGGCACGTGACGCCTGCCGTTCGACCCGACGACGTCCTGTCCGGTCTCCGCGCCGTGGCCGACCTGGCGCCGCCGGTCCCCGCAGCGGTGACCAGGCTGGCGCAGGGGCCTTTCGATGAAGAGACCGGCACGGTGACCGACCCGCTCGCGCCCGACCGCGAGGCAGCGCCGGCCCTCTCAACGGCCGAACCCGCTGCCGCCGCGAAGGCGTCGGCGCCGGTAGGCCCCGCGTAG
- a CDS encoding collagen-like domain-containing protein, giving the protein MSPERRTISLIGPLARHRFARVGTVASLALAVTAALAGPAAAATRSVSEHSTTTRAGTDECPPADEHGEHHDDGQHQAGNDGSSDWYDQDGHARTTALGGNDDQCEQEPGGPTGPPGPTGPPGPVGPKGEPGKQGKPGEKGDPGEKGDPGEKGDPGEKGDPGLKGDPGEKGDPGLKGDPGEQGDPGLKGDPGEKGDPGEQGEPGLKGDPGEQGEKGETGEKGDKGEKGEPGKVGPAGPAGPTGPCSDIDAVQDSKKREFRVVLSKGRVFAGIRDLQGKAEHPFLWTDLTSHPNFPAGGRDSQGRHVGHACGVSVSTHSPDDSQEHAQKEHGQKETGKDTGKETGKEHADGSGQSHSQGTSQGHTQQTGQSQSQGQGQTQTGQSQSHGQSSGQSHAQSTGQATTGKDQTQSASQQHGGTDTGKDHGEDKGQYKGDHASADKGLVRFNVVTTVGQVWETTCVPVDTRPHATLNCDDARGNPRPWYRVELQPSDNIVNGGSIVTPRVTGR; this is encoded by the coding sequence ATGAGTCCTGAGCGCAGGACGATCTCGCTGATAGGCCCGCTGGCCCGCCACAGATTCGCCAGGGTCGGCACCGTCGCCTCACTCGCGCTGGCGGTGACGGCCGCACTGGCCGGCCCCGCCGCCGCGGCAACGCGAAGCGTGTCCGAGCACTCCACCACGACGAGGGCCGGCACCGACGAATGCCCTCCCGCCGACGAACACGGCGAGCACCACGACGACGGCCAGCACCAGGCCGGGAACGACGGATCGTCCGACTGGTACGACCAGGACGGCCACGCGCGCACGACGGCACTCGGCGGCAACGACGACCAGTGCGAGCAGGAACCCGGCGGTCCGACCGGACCCCCCGGACCGACAGGGCCTCCCGGGCCGGTCGGACCGAAGGGTGAGCCCGGGAAGCAGGGCAAGCCCGGGGAGAAGGGCGACCCCGGAGAGAAGGGTGACCCCGGAGAGAAGGGTGACCCCGGAGAGAAGGGTGACCCCGGTCTCAAGGGCGACCCGGGCGAAAAGGGCGACCCGGGCCTCAAGGGCGACCCCGGTGAACAGGGCGACCCGGGCCTCAAGGGCGACCCGGGCGAGAAGGGTGACCCCGGTGAGCAGGGCGAACCCGGCCTTAAGGGCGACCCCGGTGAACAGGGCGAGAAGGGCGAGACCGGCGAGAAGGGCGACAAGGGCGAGAAGGGCGAACCCGGCAAGGTGGGCCCCGCAGGCCCCGCCGGCCCCACCGGCCCCTGCTCCGACATCGACGCGGTGCAGGACTCCAAGAAGCGCGAGTTCCGGGTCGTACTGTCCAAGGGACGGGTCTTCGCGGGCATCCGCGACCTCCAGGGCAAGGCAGAGCACCCGTTCCTGTGGACCGACCTCACCAGCCACCCCAACTTCCCCGCAGGCGGCCGTGATTCGCAGGGCCGCCACGTCGGCCACGCCTGCGGCGTCTCCGTCAGCACGCACTCGCCCGACGACAGCCAGGAACACGCCCAGAAGGAACACGGGCAGAAGGAAACCGGCAAGGACACCGGCAAGGAGACGGGCAAGGAGCACGCCGACGGCAGCGGCCAGAGCCACAGCCAGGGCACCAGCCAGGGTCACACCCAGCAGACCGGCCAGAGCCAGAGCCAGGGCCAGGGCCAGACGCAGACGGGCCAGAGCCAGAGTCACGGGCAGAGTTCGGGTCAGAGCCACGCCCAGAGCACGGGCCAGGCCACCACCGGCAAGGACCAGACGCAGAGCGCGAGCCAGCAGCACGGCGGCACGGACACCGGCAAGGACCACGGCGAGGACAAGGGCCAGTACAAGGGCGACCACGCGAGCGCCGACAAGGGCCTCGTCAGGTTCAACGTCGTCACCACCGTGGGCCAGGTCTGGGAGACCACCTGCGTCCCGGTCGACACGCGCCCCCACGCCACCCTGAACTGCGACGACGCCCGCGGCAACCCGCGCCCCTGGTACCGGGTCGAGCTCCAGCCCTCGGACAACATCGTCAACGGCGGCTCGATCGTCACCCCCCGTGTGACCGGCCGGTAG
- a CDS encoding recombinase family protein, translating to MGTRTRTRAAAEQKQYAIEAEWTEADLALLEDLKRAEAQLPDDAPRALLSVRLSVLTDDTTSPVRQELDLRVLARERGCRVVGVASDLNVSATKVPPWKRKELGDWLNNQAPEFDEILFWKLDRFVRRLSDLSTMIDWCLKYGKNLVSKNDSIDLTTTAGKIMVTIIGGIAEIEAANTSTRVASLWDYTKTQSDWLVGKPAYGYETALNEDGKVVLVINSDASKALHWCRKAAMRTRAASARRMVKVLVRAGLCGPGLTAATLLRRLRNPALMGYRVEEDKNGGVRRSKVVLGNNGKPIRVADPIFTEDEFGSLQKSLDTRGKNQPARNPDGATKFLGVLICQDCETNMTVQRTRTKGRSYEYLRCGKCRGGGLGAPNPQEVYSKLVDDVLRVLGDEPVMTREYRQGAEARKEQQRLEESVSYYMTGLEPDGRFTKTRFTKERAEKTLDDLIKQLEAMDPESTKDRWVAVHNGKSFRAHWEEGGMEAMAADLLRVGVKCKVKRTKVKGVRAPSIHMKLLIPRDVRDRLILKEDDFAEGF from the coding sequence ATGGGAACCCGCACGAGGACGCGAGCAGCGGCGGAGCAGAAGCAGTACGCCATCGAGGCCGAGTGGACGGAGGCAGACCTTGCGCTTCTGGAGGACTTGAAGAGGGCGGAGGCCCAGTTACCGGACGACGCTCCAAGAGCGCTCTTGTCCGTGCGGCTGTCTGTCCTTACTGATGACACGACGTCGCCGGTAAGGCAGGAACTCGATCTGCGTGTGCTCGCCCGGGAGCGCGGTTGTCGCGTGGTGGGCGTCGCCAGCGACTTGAACGTGTCGGCGACGAAGGTCCCGCCCTGGAAGCGCAAGGAACTCGGGGACTGGCTCAACAATCAGGCGCCGGAGTTCGACGAGATTCTCTTCTGGAAGCTCGACCGCTTCGTGCGGCGCCTCTCGGACCTCAGCACCATGATCGACTGGTGCCTGAAGTACGGGAAGAATCTCGTCTCCAAGAACGACTCGATCGACCTGACCACGACAGCCGGGAAGATCATGGTCACGATCATCGGCGGCATCGCTGAGATCGAGGCGGCCAACACGAGCACGCGCGTCGCCAGCCTCTGGGACTACACGAAGACACAGAGCGACTGGCTCGTGGGCAAGCCCGCGTACGGCTACGAGACAGCGTTGAACGAGGACGGCAAGGTCGTTCTCGTCATCAACAGCGACGCCTCCAAGGCGCTGCATTGGTGCCGCAAGGCCGCCATGAGGACCAGGGCCGCTTCCGCTCGACGCATGGTCAAGGTGCTCGTACGAGCCGGACTCTGCGGCCCCGGACTGACAGCGGCGACGCTGCTCCGCCGACTTCGGAACCCCGCGCTCATGGGGTACCGGGTAGAAGAGGACAAGAACGGAGGCGTGCGCCGCTCGAAGGTCGTCCTGGGTAACAACGGGAAGCCCATCCGCGTCGCCGACCCCATCTTCACGGAGGACGAGTTCGGGAGCCTCCAGAAGTCATTGGACACACGCGGGAAGAACCAGCCCGCCCGCAACCCGGACGGCGCGACAAAGTTCCTCGGAGTCCTGATCTGCCAGGACTGCGAAACCAACATGACGGTGCAGAGGACCCGCACCAAAGGCAGGTCGTACGAGTACCTGCGTTGCGGCAAGTGTCGCGGCGGGGGTCTGGGAGCGCCCAACCCCCAGGAGGTCTACAGCAAGCTCGTCGATGACGTGCTGAGGGTTCTCGGCGACGAGCCGGTCATGACGCGCGAGTACCGGCAGGGCGCCGAGGCGCGCAAGGAACAGCAGCGGCTCGAAGAGTCCGTCAGCTACTACATGACCGGCCTTGAGCCCGACGGCCGCTTCACGAAGACGCGGTTCACCAAGGAAAGGGCTGAGAAGACGCTGGACGACCTCATCAAGCAGTTGGAGGCCATGGACCCCGAGTCCACCAAGGACCGCTGGGTCGCCGTGCACAACGGCAAGTCGTTCCGCGCTCACTGGGAGGAAGGCGGTATGGAGGCCATGGCTGCCGATCTTCTTCGGGTCGGCGTGAAGTGCAAGGTCAAGCGGACCAAGGTCAAGGGCGTACGCGCCCCGAGCATTCACATGAAGCTCCTGATCCCCAGGGATGTGCGAGACCGCCTGATACTCAAAGAGGACGACTTCGCGGAAGGTTTCTGA
- a CDS encoding replication initiator, whose translation MRQLPEADRDAIRLAQDPQFTRWLDQITATGGCSHPVHLSGSTTTLDTATGEILSQYDTRAEPGERLLVRCRNRRATVCAPCSRLHAGDTFHLVRAGLTGGKNIPATVRHHPRLFITLTAPSFGPVHRAGDNRCRPRRDGSTCEHDRPLGCAAIHTPDASLVGQPLCTDCYDYTAHVLWHAHAGKLWDRFVIGVRRHLATSAGLVQSRFAEHARLSFARVAEYQKRAAVHVHAVVRLDGPAGPDDEPPAWGTADRLIDAVRASARRVLVRTPHSPAVGELTLRWGTQIDARPLRTDGDGPDDDAVAAYVAKYVTKGAGETGAGTDHRVTTWDDISTTPVSDHVRNLMRACWLLGGLPEYEPLHLRTWAHTLGYRGHILTKSRAYSTTYAALRAERAHHVGRADIPGTVTEAHWRYVGSGHTSGAALIASGIADDLAVSRRLGVEALKEGSGVNNRTA comes from the coding sequence CTGCGTCAGCTCCCCGAAGCAGACCGCGACGCAATCCGCCTCGCCCAAGACCCCCAGTTCACACGCTGGCTGGACCAGATCACCGCCACCGGCGGCTGCTCCCACCCCGTCCACCTCTCCGGCTCAACCACCACCCTGGACACGGCAACCGGCGAGATCCTCAGCCAGTACGACACCCGTGCCGAACCCGGCGAACGCCTCCTCGTCCGCTGCCGCAACCGACGCGCAACCGTCTGCGCTCCGTGCTCCCGACTCCACGCGGGCGACACCTTCCACCTCGTCCGCGCGGGCCTGACCGGCGGCAAGAACATCCCCGCCACGGTCCGCCACCACCCCCGGCTCTTCATCACCCTGACCGCCCCCTCCTTCGGCCCGGTCCACCGCGCCGGAGACAACCGGTGCCGCCCCCGCCGCGACGGCAGCACCTGCGAACACGATCGCCCCCTCGGCTGCGCCGCCATCCACACCCCGGACGCCTCCCTCGTCGGCCAACCCCTCTGCACCGACTGCTACGACTACACAGCCCACGTGCTCTGGCACGCACACGCGGGCAAACTGTGGGACCGGTTCGTCATCGGCGTCCGCCGACACCTCGCCACCTCGGCGGGCCTCGTACAGTCCCGCTTCGCCGAGCACGCCCGGTTGTCCTTCGCACGCGTCGCCGAGTATCAGAAACGGGCGGCCGTCCACGTACACGCCGTCGTCCGCCTCGACGGCCCGGCCGGACCGGACGACGAGCCTCCCGCATGGGGCACTGCGGACCGGCTCATCGACGCCGTACGAGCCTCGGCCCGACGCGTCCTGGTCCGCACTCCCCACAGTCCTGCCGTCGGCGAACTCACCCTCCGCTGGGGCACCCAGATCGACGCCCGCCCCCTGCGCACTGACGGCGACGGCCCTGACGACGATGCCGTGGCCGCATACGTGGCCAAGTACGTCACCAAGGGAGCCGGAGAGACGGGCGCCGGCACCGACCACAGGGTCACTACCTGGGACGACATCTCCACAACACCCGTAAGCGATCACGTCCGCAACCTGATGCGAGCGTGCTGGCTCCTCGGCGGCCTTCCTGAATACGAGCCGCTGCACCTGCGCACCTGGGCCCACACCCTCGGCTACCGGGGCCACATCCTCACCAAATCCCGCGCTTACTCGACGACGTACGCAGCGCTACGCGCCGAGCGTGCTCACCACGTCGGCCGTGCCGACATCCCCGGCACGGTCACTGAAGCGCACTGGCGTTACGTCGGCTCCGGCCACACATCCGGTGCTGCGCTCATCGCGTCCGGAATCGCCGACGACCTTGCAGTGTCCCGGCGGCTCGGGGTGGAGGCGTTGAAAGAGGGGAGTGGGGTCAATAACCGCACTGCCTGA
- a CDS encoding FtsK/SpoIIIE domain-containing protein translates to MSPTLLAFGLAVLAWVLVVGDLMRRHRPTWHWYLAGYPATACRVVFTWRKVAMLNDLAVSKRPPRGLLGDVVVKGDPLRPVAPRISFPRATRMGLTVLVRLHAGQTPATYLKAADALVHAWQVHAVRVTSPERGLVLLTATASDPLARPGLATAPTALLSALIGALESGGAWVMDLRLVPHWLITGATRSGKSTLLARLITQLAPQPVALVGIDCKGGMELGLFTGRLSALATCRREAVAILSALVIDMQDRMAACRSAGVRSIWELPDKLRPVPVVVIIDEIAELYLSDGTRESKAEAEQCSTLLLRLAQLGAALGLHLVVAGQRVGSDLGPGVTALRAQLGGRICHRVNDPGTAEMTLGDLNKDAVAVAQSITASEQGVAVCTGPDGGWSRARSHLTTTEEAVTTARKHAAMAPELPALDRALAALEGDSK, encoded by the coding sequence ATGAGCCCGACTCTGCTCGCCTTCGGGCTCGCGGTGCTGGCGTGGGTGCTCGTCGTCGGTGACCTGATGCGGCGCCACCGTCCCACCTGGCACTGGTACCTCGCCGGATACCCGGCGACGGCGTGCCGGGTGGTGTTCACCTGGCGCAAGGTCGCGATGCTCAACGACCTCGCCGTCTCCAAGCGTCCGCCGCGCGGGCTGCTCGGGGATGTGGTGGTCAAGGGTGACCCGCTGCGGCCGGTGGCCCCGAGGATCTCCTTCCCGCGTGCCACCCGCATGGGTCTGACCGTGCTCGTGCGCCTGCACGCGGGCCAGACCCCGGCGACGTACCTGAAAGCGGCGGACGCGCTCGTGCACGCCTGGCAGGTTCACGCGGTGCGGGTCACCTCACCGGAACGCGGCCTCGTGCTGCTGACGGCGACGGCCTCCGATCCGCTGGCGCGGCCCGGCTTAGCCACCGCTCCCACGGCGCTGCTGTCCGCACTCATCGGCGCGCTGGAGTCCGGCGGCGCCTGGGTGATGGACCTGCGGCTCGTCCCGCACTGGCTCATCACCGGGGCTACCCGTTCGGGCAAGTCCACCCTGCTGGCCCGGCTCATTACCCAACTCGCCCCGCAACCCGTCGCCCTGGTCGGCATCGACTGCAAGGGCGGCATGGAACTCGGCCTGTTCACCGGACGCCTGAGCGCGCTCGCTACCTGCCGACGGGAAGCGGTCGCGATCCTGAGCGCGCTCGTCATCGACATGCAGGACCGGATGGCTGCATGCCGGTCGGCCGGGGTCCGCTCCATCTGGGAACTGCCCGACAAACTCCGGCCGGTCCCGGTCGTCGTGATCATCGACGAGATCGCCGAGCTGTACCTGTCGGACGGCACCCGCGAGAGCAAGGCAGAAGCCGAGCAGTGCTCCACGCTCCTGCTGCGCCTGGCACAGCTCGGGGCCGCACTCGGCCTGCACCTCGTCGTCGCCGGGCAACGCGTCGGCTCCGACCTCGGCCCCGGCGTCACCGCCCTGCGCGCACAGCTCGGCGGCCGGATCTGCCACCGCGTCAACGACCCCGGCACAGCCGAAATGACCCTGGGCGACCTGAACAAGGACGCCGTGGCCGTCGCTCAGTCGATCACAGCATCGGAACAGGGCGTGGCCGTGTGCACCGGCCCGGACGGCGGCTGGAGCCGGGCCCGCTCCCACCTCACCACCACCGAAGAAGCCGTGACAACGGCACGGAAGCACGCGGCCATGGCACCGGAACTGCCCGCGCTCGACCGCGCCTTGGCGGCGCTGGAAGGAGACAGCAAGTGA
- a CDS encoding SCO3933 family regulatory protein, whose translation MQSIPVDTARLGVLRCAIAPEVKISNSETQEVKKDRDGNPVYTVAVTVRQDRRRISVIEIAVSGEPKGIEEGQIVKITGLTAFAWSMGDRHGVSFRADAITPVQAAPAQTKSGDAR comes from the coding sequence ATGCAGTCCATTCCCGTGGACACGGCGCGACTGGGCGTACTGCGGTGCGCCATCGCCCCCGAAGTGAAGATCAGCAACTCCGAGACACAGGAGGTGAAGAAGGACCGGGACGGCAACCCCGTCTACACCGTGGCCGTCACCGTGCGGCAGGACAGGCGGCGTATCTCGGTGATCGAGATCGCCGTGAGCGGCGAGCCGAAGGGCATCGAGGAAGGACAGATCGTCAAGATCACCGGGCTGACCGCGTTCGCCTGGTCGATGGGCGACCGGCACGGCGTCAGCTTCCGCGCCGACGCCATCACACCCGTACAGGCTGCTCCTGCGCAGACCAAGAGCGGTGATGCGCGATGA
- a CDS encoding GntR family transcriptional regulator, with translation MTEIQRPGALYQQVAAAIREAILSGEFAPDSLLPSEAQLMARYQVSRPTVRNAIAALRAEGLIDVRHGKGSFVRSDGQPALTIERRISRTAEGRFVMPNGDVWDETEQPGTYRTRTTKDTGRLLGLGEEEALFGCDRLLTDPATGTRAMHRTLIPFEVAESVPLLAEEPCRRPAAVYWLLAQDGHKLWWSETVRARMPMPDERTTLQLPDATPILHLTRVAHGTDDRPLILEELRIGADRAELAYRITADKQPARRTRA, from the coding sequence ATGACGGAGATCCAGCGCCCCGGAGCCCTCTATCAGCAGGTCGCCGCCGCCATCCGCGAAGCGATCCTGTCGGGCGAGTTCGCGCCCGATTCCCTGCTGCCCTCCGAGGCCCAGCTCATGGCCCGCTACCAGGTCTCGCGCCCGACCGTCCGCAACGCCATCGCGGCCCTGCGCGCCGAAGGACTCATCGACGTCCGGCACGGCAAGGGCAGCTTCGTACGCTCCGACGGCCAGCCCGCCCTCACGATCGAGCGCCGCATCAGCCGCACCGCCGAGGGCCGGTTCGTGATGCCCAACGGCGACGTGTGGGACGAGACCGAACAGCCGGGCACCTACCGCACCCGCACCACCAAGGACACAGGCCGGTTGCTCGGACTCGGCGAGGAGGAAGCCCTGTTCGGCTGTGACCGCCTGCTGACCGACCCCGCCACCGGCACGCGCGCCATGCACCGCACGCTCATCCCGTTCGAAGTGGCAGAGAGTGTTCCGCTGCTCGCGGAGGAGCCGTGCAGGCGCCCAGCGGCGGTCTACTGGCTGCTCGCCCAGGACGGCCACAAGCTGTGGTGGTCCGAGACGGTCCGCGCCCGCATGCCGATGCCCGACGAACGCACCACCCTCCAGCTCCCGGACGCGACCCCGATCCTGCACCTGACCCGCGTCGCACACGGCACCGACGACCGCCCCCTGATCCTCGAAGAACTGCGCATCGGCGCGGACCGTGCCGAACTCGCCTACCGGATCACCGCCGACAAGCAGCCCGCCCGACGCACCCGCGCCTGA
- a CDS encoding ATP-binding protein: METQQSKHLANASVEPPPRRRSAHDPSTGHFRALTLFAESPDCCKAARDLVGSYLQTWNLPHAIDDAELIVSELVGNVVHHAVPDNRLSLPGAARRIDVSLMTYPELLVIGVGDEDSTPPELAAGEFISPELAGDFSEALVPDRGRGLLIIQRLADAVWWSPRSGGGKHVWARLDLERLWSERWG, translated from the coding sequence GTGGAAACACAGCAGAGCAAACACTTGGCGAATGCCTCGGTGGAGCCTCCTCCACGCCGTCGCTCGGCGCATGACCCGTCGACCGGGCACTTCCGGGCTCTGACGCTCTTCGCTGAGTCTCCGGACTGCTGCAAGGCGGCGCGGGACCTGGTCGGCTCCTACCTTCAGACCTGGAATCTGCCGCACGCGATCGACGACGCGGAACTCATCGTTTCGGAGCTGGTCGGCAACGTCGTGCATCACGCGGTGCCGGACAACCGGCTCTCGCTGCCGGGTGCCGCGCGGCGCATCGACGTGTCGCTGATGACGTATCCGGAGTTGCTCGTCATCGGAGTAGGAGACGAGGACTCGACTCCGCCTGAGCTGGCGGCGGGTGAGTTCATCTCGCCCGAACTGGCGGGTGACTTCTCTGAGGCGCTGGTGCCGGACCGGGGCCGTGGGCTGCTGATCATTCAGCGCCTGGCCGATGCGGTGTGGTGGTCACCCCGGAGCGGCGGCGGCAAGCACGTGTGGGCTCGCCTGGACCTTGAGCGGCTCTGGTCCGAGAGGTGGGGCTGA
- a CDS encoding sporulation protein, translated as MSREPNAQLIAVMEEARVSNKGLAKRMQDSAAQRGTTLGTTHVAVQRWRNGSGIQPEAAAIMADVLGAKLGRRITPGDLGFFEYSSPAVPQAMGYPSTVPDVLSALEGLADERVDTSDPGRMVIADADLSSAVLSWMIGRPDGIQADRPAHQRVGMRDVRAIKDAASMFMQLDFKYGGGHGHKALRHYFRHEVLPLLDASYSEKVGTALFGAAAEVSQLLAWTAYDTGNHRLAHRYLTFTLRLSQVIDDRMFGARILGNLSHQANYLGNHAQAIQLARAAVEGAKGRATPRAMANYSAMEARALANAYDPVGAGRAMNEAERHFERAEAAEDPEWLAYFDSAELMGEISHCFRDLKMRRESIEAAQRAVDDTDPKYARTLGFCRMVLAQSHLLNGELEAAVTTASLAVEGGDALQSTRFQRYVTDFQAEVSAQGANPVVAAFNDQVRDALARLEDDE; from the coding sequence ATGAGCCGAGAGCCGAATGCGCAGTTGATCGCAGTCATGGAAGAGGCCAGAGTCTCGAACAAGGGCCTCGCGAAGCGGATGCAGGACTCTGCCGCCCAGCGCGGCACGACACTCGGGACGACCCACGTCGCCGTACAGCGATGGCGGAACGGCTCAGGCATCCAACCCGAGGCAGCGGCGATCATGGCGGACGTGCTCGGCGCCAAGCTCGGCCGCCGCATCACACCCGGCGACCTCGGATTCTTCGAATACTCAAGCCCGGCCGTTCCCCAAGCGATGGGCTACCCGAGCACTGTCCCCGATGTGCTGTCGGCACTGGAGGGACTTGCCGACGAGCGAGTCGACACGTCCGACCCCGGCCGCATGGTGATCGCGGACGCTGATCTCAGTTCGGCCGTCCTGTCATGGATGATCGGACGGCCCGACGGCATCCAGGCCGACAGGCCCGCCCACCAACGTGTCGGGATGCGGGACGTCCGCGCGATCAAAGACGCAGCCAGCATGTTCATGCAACTCGACTTCAAGTACGGCGGAGGCCACGGCCACAAGGCACTCCGCCACTACTTCCGCCACGAAGTCCTCCCCCTGTTAGACGCCAGCTACAGCGAGAAGGTAGGCACGGCACTGTTCGGCGCCGCCGCCGAGGTCTCTCAGTTGCTCGCATGGACCGCGTACGACACCGGCAACCACCGGCTCGCCCACCGCTACCTGACATTCACGCTGCGCCTGTCCCAGGTCATCGACGACCGCATGTTCGGCGCCCGCATACTCGGCAACCTCAGCCACCAGGCCAACTACCTGGGCAACCACGCCCAGGCCATCCAACTCGCCCGCGCCGCCGTCGAGGGCGCGAAAGGCCGAGCCACCCCCCGAGCCATGGCGAACTACTCGGCCATGGAGGCTCGCGCCCTGGCCAACGCGTACGACCCGGTGGGGGCAGGTCGCGCGATGAACGAGGCAGAACGCCACTTCGAACGCGCCGAGGCAGCCGAAGACCCCGAGTGGCTCGCCTACTTCGACTCCGCGGAACTCATGGGCGAGATCTCCCACTGCTTCCGCGACCTCAAGATGCGCCGCGAGTCGATCGAGGCTGCACAACGCGCAGTCGACGACACCGACCCGAAGTACGCCCGCACCCTGGGGTTCTGCCGCATGGTCCTCGCCCAGAGCCACCTACTGAACGGCGAGCTGGAAGCCGCCGTCACAACCGCCAGCCTGGCCGTGGAGGGAGGCGACGCCCTCCAGTCGACCCGCTTCCAGCGCTACGTCACCGACTTCCAGGCCGAGGTGAGCGCCCAGGGGGCGAACCCGGTCGTGGCCGCCTTCAACGACCAGGTGCGCGACGCACTCGCCCGCCTGGAGGACGACGAGTAG
- a CDS encoding aminoglycoside phosphotransferase family protein: protein MAVDAARSGEGFTSARAARVMSAACRAVGLDGRDAELIRLGENALFRLGSAPVIVRVARGQEWLPKARIEVGVSRWLAEEGFPAARVVEDLEQPVLVDGHPVTFWHLIVEGDRKATYGELGGVLRDLHSLTVPDGLQLPSFDPFDKQELRLDRAVVPEDDKVFLRKRWRELRDKFAELRFETPKGPVHGDAHVQNLMVDHRGRVILIDFEAFCFDHPEWDLMVTAVEHHSLGWQTDEQYADFVAAYGRDLYDWHGYETLRGLQEFGMTTWLMQNVQEDERTAAEYGRRIAGLRNDDTPRDWRPW from the coding sequence ATGGCGGTTGACGCTGCTCGATCGGGAGAAGGGTTCACGTCGGCGAGGGCTGCGCGGGTGATGAGTGCCGCGTGCCGGGCGGTGGGGCTCGACGGCAGAGACGCGGAGTTGATCAGGCTTGGGGAGAACGCGTTGTTCCGGCTGGGGTCGGCGCCGGTGATCGTGCGTGTGGCTCGTGGGCAGGAGTGGTTGCCGAAGGCTCGTATAGAGGTGGGCGTCTCGCGGTGGCTGGCGGAGGAAGGGTTTCCTGCTGCGCGTGTCGTTGAAGACCTTGAGCAGCCGGTCTTGGTCGATGGGCATCCCGTGACGTTCTGGCATCTGATCGTTGAGGGTGATCGGAAGGCGACGTACGGGGAGCTGGGGGGCGTCCTGCGGGATCTGCACTCCTTGACCGTGCCGGACGGGCTTCAACTGCCTTCCTTCGACCCCTTCGACAAGCAGGAACTGCGGCTCGACCGGGCTGTGGTGCCGGAGGATGACAAGGTCTTCCTGCGGAAGCGGTGGCGGGAGCTGCGCGACAAGTTCGCCGAGTTGCGGTTCGAGACTCCCAAAGGTCCCGTGCACGGGGACGCTCACGTGCAGAACCTCATGGTGGATCATCGGGGGCGCGTGATCCTGATCGACTTCGAGGCCTTCTGTTTCGATCATCCTGAGTGGGATCTGATGGTCACTGCTGTCGAGCATCACAGTCTTGGGTGGCAGACCGACGAGCAGTACGCCGACTTCGTGGCCGCGTATGGGCGTGACCTGTACGACTGGCACGGGTACGAGACGCTGCGTGGCCTGCAAGAGTTCGGCATGACGACGTGGCTCATGCAGAACGTGCAGGAGGACGAGCGGACGGCTGCCGAGTACGGCCGGCGTATCGCGGGGCTGCGCAATGACGACACGCCTCGGGACTGGCGTCCCTGGTAA